In Fusobacterium sp. IOR10, the following proteins share a genomic window:
- a CDS encoding deoxyribodipyrimidine photo-lyase — MVNIVKENNSIQKGYVVYWMQEAQRTKYNYALEYSIGIANKYNVPVYVFFNYISNYPEAQKRHFDFMLQGLLDVKENLLKRNIEFIMLDGSIEENLKEICEESRYLVWDKSYLKFQRKQREKLKEIINCNIIEIEGSVLIPVEKVSVKEEYSARNLRLKYSKLLSDFDNFFLKIPYEHKLTQLKKIDNLANDILPKKKKFLDGKFIGGEKEAIKKLRFFIRENLKNYDKSSPENDFSSKLSPYLHFGQISPYYIYNEIIKVKEHKEQRDKFLEELLIRRELAFNFVYYNKNYDNWDGITYKWAYDSLELHSKDQREYLYSLEDLENFKTHDIYWNAAQREMLCTGFMNSYMRMYWGKKIIEWSKSSIEAYKTIIYLNNKYFYDGRDPNSYAGVAWCFGKHDRAWKEREIFGKIRYMNAKGLERKFNMDVYITKVENCYK, encoded by the coding sequence ATGGTAAATATAGTAAAGGAAAATAATAGTATACAAAAGGGTTATGTGGTTTATTGGATGCAAGAGGCTCAAAGAACAAAATATAACTATGCTTTAGAATATTCAATAGGGATAGCTAATAAATATAATGTCCCTGTATATGTTTTTTTTAACTATATTTCCAATTATCCAGAGGCTCAAAAAAGACATTTTGATTTTATGCTTCAAGGACTTTTAGATGTAAAGGAAAATTTATTAAAAAGAAATATAGAGTTCATTATGTTAGATGGGAGCATAGAGGAAAACCTAAAGGAAATATGTGAAGAATCAAGGTATTTAGTGTGGGATAAATCCTATTTAAAATTTCAAAGAAAGCAAAGGGAAAAATTAAAGGAAATTATTAACTGTAATATTATTGAAATAGAGGGGAGTGTTTTAATCCCAGTTGAAAAAGTTTCAGTAAAGGAAGAATATAGTGCTAGAAATTTGAGATTAAAGTATAGTAAATTACTTAGTGATTTTGATAATTTTTTCTTGAAAATACCCTATGAACACAAGTTAACACAATTAAAAAAAATAGATAATTTAGCAAATGATATTTTACCAAAGAAGAAGAAATTTTTAGATGGGAAATTTATAGGTGGTGAAAAGGAAGCTATAAAAAAATTAAGATTTTTTATAAGGGAAAATTTAAAAAATTATGATAAATCTTCCCCAGAAAATGATTTTTCATCAAAATTATCTCCATATTTACATTTTGGACAAATTTCCCCATATTATATATATAATGAAATAATAAAGGTTAAAGAACATAAAGAACAAAGGGATAAATTTTTAGAAGAGTTATTAATAAGAAGGGAACTCGCTTTTAATTTTGTTTATTATAATAAAAATTATGACAATTGGGATGGGATAACCTACAAATGGGCATATGATTCTCTTGAATTACATAGTAAAGATCAAAGGGAATATTTATATTCACTAGAAGATTTAGAAAACTTCAAAACCCATGATATTTATTGGAATGCTGCTCAAAGGGAAATGCTTTGCACAGGATTTATGAATAGCTATATGAGAATGTACTGGGGTAAAAAAATTATAGAATGGAGCAAATCTTCAATTGAAGCATATAAAACTATTATATATTTAAATAATAAATATTTTTATGATGGTAGAGATCCAAATTCCTATGCAGGTGTAGCTTGGTGTTTTGGAAAACATGATAGAGCATGGAAGGAAAGAGAAATATTTGGGAAAATTAGATATATGAATGCAAAGGGATTAGAAAGAAAATTTAATATGGATGTATATATAACCAAAGTGGAAAATTGCTATAAATAG